A portion of the Macrobrachium nipponense isolate FS-2020 chromosome 12, ASM1510439v2, whole genome shotgun sequence genome contains these proteins:
- the LOC135224780 gene encoding uncharacterized protein LOC135224780, whose protein sequence is MASFDVDKFAGNPSAELSTIQYAKKKDLLELGLRLRLPVRSNLKKSEIRNLILEHYLKAKEAELAVKVERETIELQLKAEREKSELSRLDKRQEIDLLESQKKFDLSKNMKLVPDFTDYDPEDYFRAFEETASHLNWPKEQWIWLLRPKLSGKAAQVCRHIKETNDYEVIKKAVIDAFSISVEGYRQVFRNKVKTSTQTYLEFASEKLRDFRKWLKASTITTFEQLENLIVFEEFVRKLPSHIMLYLCDRQENDLLKAASLADTYSLVHKTSKRLDHIVKQVPGNTLGVSTEESRESLLCKYCKKPGHSIKNCKAPNCKVSELNRNFKDRSFKSNPLHRDKPSLHVVKHEAVDLFEGFKIDGIGSLTSDGGEHKLKMLRDTGASQSLILRKAIPDINKALNGDFVLLRDLTRTSRAPLADIYIDCPLKKGSVGRCGR, encoded by the exons atggctagttttgatgtggataAATTTGCTGGTAATCCTTCTGCTGAACTCTCCACAATTCAATATGCAAAGAAGAAGGATCTTTTAGAGTTAGGCTTACGTTTGCGACTACCAGTTAGAAGTAACTTGAAAAAGTCTGAAATTCGAAATTTAATTCTTGAACATTACTTAAAGGCTAAAGAG GCTGAATTAGCTGTAAAAGTAGAAAGGGAGACTATTGAATTGCAACTGAAAGCAGAAAGGGAAAAATCTGAACTTTCCCGGCTCGATAAACGGCAAGAAATTGATTTGCTAGAATCTCAAAAGAAGTTTGACTTATCCAAGAATATGAAATTAGTACCAGATTTCACTGATTATGACCCTGAGGACTATTTTAGGGCTTttgaagaaactgcttctcatTTGAATTGGCCGAAAGAACAATGGATTTGGCTACTTAGGCCTAAACTTTCCGGTAAAGCGGCTCAAGTTTGTCGACATATCAAAGAGACAAAtgattatgaagttataaaaaagGCTGTCATAGATGCTTTTTCAATTTCTGTGGAGGGTTATCGGCAAGTTTTCCGCAATAAAGTTAAAACTAGTACTCAGACATACCTAGAGTTTGCTTCAGAAAAATTAAGAGATTTTAGGAAGTGGTTAAAAGCTTCAACTATAACTACCTTTGAACagttagaaaatctaatagtGTTTGAGGAATTTGTTAGAAAGCTTCCTTCACATATAATGTTGTACCTTTGTGACAGACAAGAAAATGACTTGTTAAAGGCAGCTTCTTTAGCAGACACCTACTCCCTTGTACATAAAACTAGCAAGAGATTAGATCATATTGTAAAACAAGTTCCAGGCAATACTCTGGGTGTTAGTACTGAGGAATCTAGAGAGTCACTGCTTTGCAAATATTGTAAGAAACCAGGTCATTCTATTAAAAACTGTAAAGCACCAAATTGTAAGGTTTCGGAGTTAAATAGGAATTTTAAGGATAGGAGTTTTAAAAGTAATCCATTGCATAGGGATAAACCGTCTTTGCATGTGGTAAAACATGAAGCTGTGGATTTGTTTGAAGGTTTCAAAATAGATGGTATTGGATCTTTAACATCCGATGGTGGTGAGCATAAGTTAAAGATGTTACGTGACACAGGGGCATCACAAAGTTTGATTTTAAGGAAAGCAATCCCAGATATCAATAAGGCTTTAAATGGTGACTTTGTACTCTTGAGGGATTTAACTCGAACTTCTCGTGCCCCCCTTGCAGACATTTATATTGATTGTCCTTTGAAAAAAGGTAGTGTCGGTAGGTGTGGTAGATAA